One Serinus canaria isolate serCan28SL12 chromosome Z, serCan2020, whole genome shotgun sequence DNA window includes the following coding sequences:
- the LOC103821091 gene encoding molybdopterin synthase sulfur carrier subunit-like, whose translation MRCQVSVLYFARSAELAGLRCETLSVPREITSLQLWEEIVKVHPRLALIRDQVVFAVRQEYVLLGDQLLVLQPGDEVAIIPPISGG comes from the exons ATGCGCTGCCAG GTCTCGGTGCTGTATTTCGCCAGGAGCGCAGAGCTGGCGGGGCTGCGCTGCGAGACCCTCTCGGTGCCACGGGAGAtcacctctctgcagctctgggaggaaaTTGTCAAGGTCCACCCTAG GCTTGCTCTCATCCGGGATCAAGTGGTGTTTGCTGTTCGGCAGGAGTACGTGCTCCTTGGAGATCAGCTTCTggtcctgcagcctggagacGAGGTTGCCATCATCCCACCAATTAGTGGAGGCTGA
- the LOC103821022 gene encoding molybdopterin synthase catalytic subunit, whose product MEESEDVPKDFIKLKSEKLSVDEVSELVVSPYCGAVSLFIGTTRNNFEGKKVIHLEYEAYTSMAETEIKKICRDVRQKWPSVKHIAVHHRLGVVPITEASVIIAVSSPHRAESLEAVMYCINTLKASVPIWKKEIYEDEYSWKENKECFWANSEK is encoded by the exons ATGGAAGAAAGCGAAGATGTGCCAAAAGATTTTATCAAGCTCAAGTCTGAAAAGCTCTCTGTAGATGAAGTGTCAGAGCTGGTTGTTTCACCATACTGTGGGGCAGTGTCTCTGTTCATTG GTACtacaagaaataattttgaaggaaaaaaagtgattcACTTAGAATATGAAGCGTATACTTCAATGGCAGAGAcggaaataaagaaaatctgcaGAGATGTTAGACAGAAGTGGCCTTCAGTCAAACATATTGCAGTGCACCATAGACTTGG TGTGGTTCCAATAACTGAAGCAAGTGTAATTATTGCAGTCTCCTCTCCGCACAGAGCAGAATCCCTTGAAGCTGTAATGTACTGCATCAATACCTTAAAAGCATCTGTTCCGATATGGAAAAAG GAGATTTATGAGGATGAATattcttggaaagaaaacaaggaatgCTTTTGggcaaattcagaaaaataa